The genomic DNA TTCATCATCAACTACCACAATACAACCAATTTTATACGCACTCATTTTTTTTGCAGCGTCTTTTAGAGAAGATTCTGTAGAGCAAGTAATGGGTGATTTTGTATAATTTGCCGTTTGAAAATTCACTATGTCCTGAGACGTATTGGGTAAATAATCAACAAAAATTTTACCTGCTTCTTCTTCTGTATAAGGATCAAAAGCATTGGATGCAAATGCAGTTATTAAATATTTTTGAACTTTAGTGTTATTATCTGTTTCCGATTGAAAAACAGAAATTGGTATGGCATAGACTATAGATTCTTCATTGGCTGTGGCAGTAAGTTTATAAGGCTCTTTTGTTATGAGCGGCCGTAACCCAAAGAGATCACCTGTATCATGGATGTTCATAATATCCTTAACATCGCCGTTACTATAATATAGGTTTATGGCGCCGTCTCTCACAACATAAAAACGATCATGCCAGGGATCATCTTTTTTGAAAATGGTGTCTCCTTTTTCTAAATAATTTATAGTGACTTCCGTAGCTATTTTTAACAACGTGTTATTTGAAAGCATATTAAAAGGAGGGTAACCCTTTAAAAAGTCACCAACCCGTTCGGCTATAGAATTCTTCATAATACGCTCTTGTTTTTGGAGCTATAGTTTTTTAAATCATTTTAAAATCTAGTAATAATTCCCCTTCAATAGAGGCTTGTAAATGATCGCCTTTATAAATTTGACCAGCACCAACAGCTGGTGTTCCAGTAAAAATTAAATCTCCCGGAACTAAAGTCATAAAACTGGAAACAAAACTGATAATCTCACTAAAATTATAGATCATAAAATCGGTATTACCAACTTGTTTTTGTTCGCCATTAATAACTAAATCAAAATTAATATTATTAAGTTCGGGGAAGTTTGAAATAGGTTTAAAACTAGATATTGGTGAAGCACCGTCAAAGCCCTTAGCCAAAGCCCACGGGCCTTTATCAGCTCTACTCGCAGTGAGGACATCTTTTGCAGTATAGTCTATACCAACAGCTATTTCGGAAATATGAGATGGGGCATCTTCTATGGTAATATCTTTTCCTGTTTTACCAATTTTAGCTACCAATTCGACTTCATAAATCAATTCGTTTGAAATCGATGGAAATACGACATCTTTATTATCAGTTACTACAGAGCTTTCTGGTTTTGTAAATATTAATTGAGATCCGTTTTTAATGCCCTTAATTTCAGACTTATCACTTACGTAATTTTTACCAATGCCTATGACTTTCATCTTCTTTTTCTTTTTTATTATTTGATGTTTATTAAAGGCAATAAAAGTAATGAATTAAGCAGACTACTCCGAAGTTTTATAAGTAAATATTTGCGCTTTTCCAGACGAATCAAATTATTTGATGTCAAAAACAATTTCATCAAAACGTATTTCGCCTGGTGGTTTATTTGTATCCTTTTGAAGACAATATAACCCGATACGAGCACCAATCCATGAACCAGAACGTACTTCAAATTCAGGACCTAATTTGGTGAAATCTTTTCCATTGGTGCTAAATAAAAATTGCCCATGAATGATACCGTTACCATAATAATCTAAATCCTTTAGTTGGTAATCTTGAAGCGTGGCTTTTCGGGTTTCTTTTTCCTCTTTTGATAGTTTAGCGCGATACTTTAAAGGCGTAGGAAGTTCGCCATGAGTATCTAATCGTAACCAAAAATCGGTACCTATGATTGTTGTAGAACTTAAGATTTGTGTGCCAAAGCGCATAGACACTTTCATGGTGTCTTGTGTTTTTTCTAAGCCAATATCAAATGATTTTCGACCCAAAGAAGCTAACCCTGCTCTTATTCCTTTAAATTCTGAAGGACTTATTTTTACTGTTGCAGAAAAATTGAAATCAGGAAACATTTGAGTTAATACTTGTGGTATGCGCTCCAATTTTTGGTTTACAGAAAAAAGAGCTGGTAAAATTAATTTTCCGTCTTCAATTTTATACCAGTTCTTTTGTGGATTTGCTGGCCATTGCCATTGTAACCCGAGTGTATTAGAACTAAAATCGTCAGAGGTTTGCAATTTAAGTGGCACTATGGGAAGCGGATTCGTATAAGTTGCTACGGGGTTTCCTATACCATTATTATTGCTATCAATTCCTATTACTGGCCAATTGTCTTTTGTCCAATATGCAGGCTCTAATCGTACAATACGCCCTAAAGTACCAACGGATTGAAAATGAATAAACCACCATTCTCCTATATGAGATTCGACCAAGCCCCCTTGGTGTGGTCCATTTATACCAGTATCACCAGGTTCGCATATGGTTCGAATTTCATACGGTCCTTTAGGATTTTTTGAGCGTAAAGTGGTTTGCCAACCAAATTCAACACCACCAGCAGGGCATAAAATATAAAACCATTCTCCACGTTTCATAAACTTAGTGCCTTCTATGACACTTTGATATTTTTCGGTGGGAAATTTTTCAGGATTCTTAACGTCAAATACCGTAACAGGATCACCAATAAGTTTTGTGCCTTCCCAATTCATTTCCCACACATCAATACGTCCGTTAATACCTCGCCGGGATGCAGCATGAGCATGCGTTAGATATGCTTTACCAGTGTTTTTGTCCCAAATAGGAGAAGGGTCAATCCAACCAGAGGCCTCTTGGACTAGTACAGGTTTACTCCATTCGCCAGCAGGATCTTTCGTTTTTACCTGATAAATACCTGTATCGGGATCTCCCCAAAAAATCCAAAAATAACCATCATGATAACGCATAGTAGGTGCAAAAACTCCTTTGCCTAAACGTGGGACATTATAATCCAGTTGATCCTTACGTCTATTTTTATAGTCGAAAAGTGCATCGGGTATTTGTTGAATACCATGACCTATTAATTTCCAATTAACCAGATCTTTAGAGTGTAGGATAGGTAAGCCCGGAGCCATATTGAAACTTGAAGCAGTCATGTAATAATCTTCACCGACTCTTATAACATCAGGATCGGAAAAGTCTGCAGTGATTATTGGATTTTTGTATCGTGTTTGAGACGTTTCTGTATGCTTTGCTTTTGGTTCTTTTCGACATGCAGATAAGAGTATCATTAGCAGGATAAAAAGAGGCTTTAATAATCGATTAAGGTTCATTTGTTGAGGGCTTTATACATATATTCCAGGGGCTCTAAGATAAAAACTATTTATTTAAGAAGAACTCTATTTATAATTTATAGGAGTAATTATTTAGTGCTCTTTTTTGTTCCTAATAAATATAGTATAACACCTGGTCCTGATTTTACTTTATCAATTTCCCAGTCATAATTTTCAGTGCCATTTAAACTTCGAACAAGCACATGCATTTCTTTTACAGAATATGTTCTAAGTGATGAAACAAGCCCATCCCATAATACAAATAAAGGAACAATTGGAATTAGATAAGTGAATACAATCCGACCGATTTTAAATGGTTTGATAAAAGGCGTTGTAAAGAGTACACTTAATGGTGAAAATAGCATCGCTAAAAGACTTGGAAAACTTCTTTCCTGTGCTTCAAAAACAGCAATAGAACTGTTGGAATTAATAGTATTTTGTAAAATCTGTTTTGCATCATTTGGCCTAAAATGGTGTAAAGACAAAAACTGTGTTCTTAATCCTTTCAATTCTGTTGGCACATCTCTTGCATCTACTGATTTATCTATATACTCAAAATTGTCAGCTTGTTTTTTTGTGAATTGAAACGCTGGAATATTAGGATAAAAATCAGTTAGCGTTATTTTCAGATCAGGAATATCTTTTTTTAATTCTGAGTTTAACCAAATGAGTCCGCCACCACCACCTGACCCAAGATCAATTATTTGATTTGTTTTACCTTTTTGAAGTCCTTTTTTTATAATTGGAATAATGGCTTTATACATTTTGGTCTTATTAGACAAGAATTGCAAAAAATCGGTTCCATAGTTTCTTAGAAATGTAGGAAACCATTTTTGGTCTTCAAATTCAAATAAGTGTATTCGTCCCATATTTTTTTAATTCACGTCAGTTTGATTTTTAAATATTGAAAATCAGTTATTTGTATGTTATAGGTAAAGGGAGCGCGTCATCCGAATGAGGTACGAGGAAGAACTCATCCTTTTGAGATGTTTCGTCACTCTCTGTAGACATTGACAACTACTTTCCCGTCAACGGAACTAAATTAGTAAAAAGGTTTGAATTTCTGATTAAGAAATCGTGAGCAAGATCATTAAATATTTTTTGTTTTTTACACCCATAATTAAAGCATTAAAGGGCTGTATTTTGTTTCAATTGTAAGCGGGGTAGTTAGTTTTGGATATTTAATATATTATAATACATATTTTTTATTATTTATTGATTAAGAATTGATAAGGGTAATGCCTTATACAGACATTATAATTCCCTTATCAAAAAAACTAACAACACTTATTCTTGTATTACTTTTAAGTTTACCAATTCATTGAGAATAACGGTTGGTTCTGCTCTTGTCATATAGTTTTCTTCTACATGAGCCCAAACAATATTCATATCTCTATCTATAACAAAGGTAGCGGGTACTAATAATCCGTTCTCATCATTTCCATGTAGCTCAGATAGGTTGATTCCAAAATTGGAGTATTCCCTTTGTAAGTCTTTATTGAGGTGGAAATAAATACCTATTTTTTTAGACAATGTACCATTTAAGTCTGTTAATACTGGATGACTGAGTTTGTTTCGTGTAGTCGTAGACTGAGCATATTCGGGAAGCTCTGCACTTATTGATACAATATTTGTACTAGCTCGTTCGAATTGATCTTTCAATTGATCGTATGCTCTAAGTTCTAAATTACAATAAGGGCACCAACCACCACGGTAAAAGTTCAGAATTAAGAAATCATTACTAATAAAATCTCTTAAAGATGTTTTCTTCCCAGTTTCAGATACTATTAGTGGTATATCTGGAATTGCTTCACCAACTTTAAGCGTATTTGAAGCTAAATTCCCTGTTTTTAATTCTTCTATTCCATCACTAATTACTTTAGCTATAGAGTGAGGCATTTTATTAAAACCAGATTCTGTTATCTGGTTTAGTGATTTTGATAATGACATATTTTTTTGTTTTAATTTTTAGATTTTATAAGTGAACTCATTTAGACTTTTTCAATTAGCTAAAAAATTGCTGTTTTCAGCTCTGTTTTTGTCTTTTTTTCCTTCCGTAGCTCTGCTATGGAACTCAAAAAAGTCTTCAACAGAGGCAAAAACTTCTAATTTTCGCTTAAATCCAAAAAGTCTAAATAAGTTCAGTTACTTCACTTTAAAGCATAGAATACCAGGGCGCTATTTGCGCGCTTTAAATTTTAACTGTAAACATTTAGGTTTTCAGTACTTTCTGTTACATGAATTTATGTAATAGAGAGACCATAGGTATTATAAAAGGAAGTAACCCATTTTAAGGTTTTATGAAAAATCCTCAAGAAGCGTATTTTCATTGACAATCGTCTTGCCTATATCTTTTGATGATATAAGTTGGCAAGCCCACATATCTAGAGTATTATGAAGAAATGATTTTTGGGACCGGTCTTCAAATGCTGTCATATTGCTTAGGTCGTCTACTAAAAAGATTGGAATATCCCTAGAAAACCCTTCATGAACGGAAAAACTTATCGAATAATTTGTGCTTAACCCCAAAAGAATAACTTGTTCTTTACCTAATTTTTTTAGGATTTGAGTGAGCTGACCATCAAAAAATACACTTGGTCTGGTTCTGGTCAAAATATAATCTTCATCTTTTTGTTCAAGTCGCTCATCCCACTGTGCCCAATCAGAATTTGGGTCAAAATAGCCTTCTTCTATTTGAGGCCAATCGGTACGTAAACCATTTTGACTGCCATCTTTTTTTAGCGTATATGCTGAATGGATTACAGGAATGTCTGTCTCTCTAGACAATTGCATGAGTTCATTAATGGGTGCAATCATTTCGCTTGCATCATTACCATATGGGCTGCTTGGTAAAGTAAATAACTTTTGCATATCTACAACAACAAGAGCCGCTTTTGTTTTATCGAATGTAAATTTCATTTTTAAGAGTTTTAATAATTAAGAATTAGATTCATCAGGTCTAGCAAAAATGACTTCTCTAGTTACTTGCCATCTGTCATCTTCCCAAATAAGGTCAATACTTAAAACAAGATATTGGTCTTCATTTACAAGATTCACTTTTCTTGAAATAAGTACATGCGCTTTATTTTCGTTTACAGCTACATGGTCAAATTTTGCCCAAGTGCTTAGTGGGTCAGAACCAGCTTTTCGCTTGGTTTCAAACAATCCTTTAAAAGCGGCCTTATCTGCAATGCTTACATTGTCTTCCAAATCAATAGAGATTACTTGCAAGCTATCGTGATAAATGCGTTCGAGTGTATCAACATCAAATGTGGTTCCAGCTTTTATTAGCTCTTGAATGGCATTCTTTACAGATTCTACGTTTGTTTTTTCTAATACAGTGTTCATAATTTAAAAATTTTAAAAGTTTAACTATTAATTACAATGCAAATATAGAATGGTAAGTAAGCTTTCTTAATGTCAATTCAATCAAACAAATGGTCAATATCTAACCGGGACTTAATTAAGTAGTTTATCTACAAATTGAGTAGGTGTCATTTTTTCATACTTTTTAAAGAATCTCACAAAATTAGAGGGATCACTAAAACCTAAATCATAAGCAATTTCTTGAGAGCTATACAATTTTTCTGTTAGTTTTCGCTTTATTTCAGTTATTAGCCAGCTATCTATAAATGATTTGGCGGTTTTATGTGCTAAGTCTTTACAAATGTCATTTAAATATTTATAAGAAACTCTCATCATTTCGGCATAATCTGCAGCATTATGTGTTTGCTGGAAATGGGTATCTAATAAATCTTGAAATAGTACATAATCTCTATACCTCTGGCTTTGAAACACTTTGTGCTGATAAATACTATTACGTTTTATTTGTAATATGAGAGAAATAAAAACAGACTGAATTAATTCTTTTTTGAGATTTAAATTCGGGCTCCGAATGAGGTCCTTAAGTTGATTGATAAATGGAAAAAGCAAAGCGATATTTTCTTCACCTATATTGAGGTGAGGAGTATGATATAATTGCAGGAAGTGAAATAAATTTTTATCGTTTAGTCCTTCTGTAATAAAAGCTTCGTCAAAAGAGATAATGAATCCATTAACTTTTAGCGTTCTTTCAAATTTGTGTACTTGGCCTTTTAAACAAGGTATAATCGTTCCAGAAGTGATGACTTGTTCTTTAAAATCAACAGTATGCTTCCCTTTTCCGTTTGTATAAATAGCTAAGCCATGAAATTGGATTCTATGTGGCTGAAATAAGTCCACATGAGAGTTAGAGAACCTCTTGTACATTTCATCCACAGTAGATATATCAAATTTCAACTGCTCTCTTTGTACTTTTTCAAACTGAATATTTTCTATATCCTGCTTTTTCATTTTTTTGCTATATAACGTATTTTATAAAAAACGTAGGACATGTAAAGAGCGATACGTTTCAAATTAGTCACTTTGTAAATAAACATAGAACCTTTTGATTAAGCACAAAAGCTCTATGTTTTTTACATGGTTGTGGTATCGTTATTTTTTAGGTTTATATTGGATTCACCTGAATTTGTCCACCTATCGCTTTCAATACTTTCATTATTGTCGCAAATTGAGGTTTTGCTCCATCAGATAAAGCCTTATAAAGACTTGGTCTGCTTAATCCAGTTTCTTCCGCAATTTTTGTCATTCCAATTGCTTTTGCTATATGTCCAATCGCGTTAATTACATCGGCATTATTTCCTTCTTCTAGAACAGTATTGAGGTATTCTGCAATTATCTCTTTACTATCTAAATAATTGGCTATTTCAAATTTTGAAGTTTCCATTTTTCTATTTATTTAATTTTTTCCAAATACTTTTCGCTTTTTCAATGTCTTTTTGTTGAGTTGATTTGTCTCCACCAATTAACAAAACAATTATTTTTCCATCCTTTTCTTTGAAATAAACACGATAACCTTTAGCAAAATTTATTCGTAGTTCCCTAATTCCATCTCCTACTGTTTTGCAATCTCCAAAATGCTCGTCAGTTTCCAGTTTCTGAATTCTGAATAAGATTTTTGCTTTAGCCTTAAAGTCTTTTAATTTTCTTAACCATTTATCAAATTCTGTTGTTTTCTCAATAAAGAACATAAATGTTGTATCTACTTGGATACAAATTTAAGGAAAATATTTTAATAAACTGGTTATTGACTATGGAGTAATTTTTGAGAAGAGTGAGTGTTTTATGAACTACAACAATTGGATACAAACAATTTGCCTATATCCACATTATAAGACTAATATAATAAATCTATAAATTTCTACAGTTGTGTTTAAATTAAATGTTATTAATATGATTCATGGTAAAGATTAGTTAATTTTACCAACTACCTTATTGGTTAAAATCATTTCGATGCAACACCTCAAAAATAATCCGGAAAAAAAAGTCAAAAATAAAGTTACCATGGCGCAGGCCTTTAAAACTATTATTTGGCCCCGACGTAATTTAGTCTTTATTGGTCTAATTTTAATAGTTATTAGAAGTTTAGCCGGTTTAATTTTGCCATGGCAAAGTAAAGTATTGTTGGATGATGTGGTGCCAAATAAAGATATTGATCTGTTATACAACTTAATAGCTATTGTTTTAGGTGCCATTTTATTGCAATCGCTTACCTCTTTTTTGCTTACACGTATTTTGAGTGTACAAGCACAGTATTTAATTAGTGAATTACGTGCACAGGTACAGAAAAAAGTACTTTCACTGCCTATTAGTTTTTTTGATAATACTAAATCAGGTGCTTTGGTGTCTCGTATTATGAGCGATGTTGAAGGCGTTAGAAATCTTATTGGTACAGGTCTGGTTCAGTTAGTGGGAGGGACTTTCACGGCCATTGTATCTTTGATTATTTTAATAAAATTAAATGCATGGATGACGCTTTTTGTATTTGTACCACTATCCATATTCGGATATATTGCGCTTAGAGCCTTTAAATATATTCGTCCCATTTTTAGAAAACGAGGTAAAATAAACGCAGAGGTTAAGGGGAGATTAACCGAAACTTTGGCAGGTGTTCGTGTAATAAAGGCGTTTAATGCCGAAGCACAAGAAAACAAGACTTTCGAAAAAGGTGTTGATAAGCTATTTCAGAATGTAAAAAAGAGTTTAACGGCTACTGCTTTAATGACTAGTTCTTCCACTTTTTTAATAGGCGTTGCTACCACAGGAATTATGGCAATTGGTGGATATTATATGATAAATGGTGAAATGACTTCCGGAGAATTTTTATTCTTCACGCTTATTTTAGGGTTTATGATTGCTCCCATAGTACAAATGAGTAATATTGGAAGCCAGTTAACGGAAGCTTTAGCTGGTTTAGATAGGACGGAAGAACTAATGAATATGACTACTGAAGAGGATAATAAAGAGCGAACCATTACTCTTGAAAGCCTTAAAGGTGACATTGTTTTTGACGATGTGTCATTTTCCTATGAAGAAGGTAAAGAGGTGTTGCATCATATAAATTTCAAAGCATCAGCTGGTTCTACAACGGCTTTGGTAGGAAGTTCAGGCTCCGGAAAATCTACCATTGCAGGTTTGTCTGCAACGTTTTTAAATCCAAAATCGGGCAAAGTTACTATAGATGATCAAGATTTATCTAAAGTAAAACTAAATACGTACAGGCAGTATTTAGGAGTGGTATTACAAGATGAATTTTTATTTGAAGGGACCATTAGGGAAAATATCATGTTCCCAAGACCTGATGCCACAGCATCTGAATTAGAGAATGCGGTAAAAGCAGCTTATGTAAATGAATTCACAGATCGTTTTGAGGACGGCTTAGAAACCCTAATAGGAGAAAGAGGCGTGAAATTATCAGGAGGTCAGCGACAACGATTGGCTATTGCACGTGCTATTTTAGCAGACCCGAAGGTTATTATTTTGGATGAAGCGACGTCTAGTTTAGATACTGAGAGCGAAGCTTTAATACAAAAAAGCTTGGGTGAGTTAGTTAAGAATAGAACGACTATTGTAATTGCTCATAGGTTAAGTACTATTAGAAAAGCAGACCAAATTTTGGTTATAGAAGCAGGACGCATAGTAGAGCGTGGTACTCATGATGAATTGATTGCTTTAGCGGGGCGATATTATGATTTATATACATATCAAGCTAAGATTTAATAAAAATAAAATGAAGACATCAGATTTAAAAACAACAGAATACAACGCATATTATAAAAGATATATAGATTTAGTATCTAAAGAAACCACATTGATAGATGGTTTTAAAAAAGATTCGGATATGGTTTTACAATTCTTTGAATCTATTCCTTCAGATAAATTAAATTACAGATATGCAGAAGGAAAATGGAGCATAAAAGAAGTTTTTCAGCATTTAATTGATACTGAACGTATTTTTCAACATCGCTGTTTTCGTTTTTCCAGACATGATAAAACTGGTATCTCTGGTTTTGAGCAAGACGATTACATAGCACCTTCTCTGGCAAATGATAAAAGTTTAGAATCTCTTATAGAAGAGTTTAATGCAGTACGCCAAAGTTTTATTGTATTATTAAAAAGTTTGAATGATGTTGACTTAAAGTTTATTGGTAATGCAAGTGGTTTAGATATGTCTGCAAGAGCTGCTGCATTTACTATTTTAGGACACTCTATCTGGCATATTAAGGTTATAAATGAGCGTTATTTGTAAAAACCACGCCTACTACCAAACCATTTTATGGACAGTCCTCTACTACTTACTTAATAAAATAAAGTAGCGATTGGATTAAATAATAGCTGGGCTAACCTAATCTATGCAAATGCGTTAGGGGCTTTTTTTCTTTTCAAAAAAATAAAAGTTAAAAGAGACAAGATACCAAAAATAGAAAAGCCAATAAACAATGGTAATACAGAGTCATTAACAAAACTACCTATATAATTTGCTATAGGTACTGCCATAACAGTAGATACAAAGCCGTTAATAGCAGCACCAATACCAGCAATATGCCCCAAAGGTTGCATCGCTAAAGCTCTTATGTTACCAAAAATAAAGCCTACAGCAAAAAATTGTAAAGCGAAAAAACCTATTAAAATACTAATCCTTGGATTTTCACCAGACCAGAATAAAAGGACATATAAAACAGAGATAGCAGCGTATGCTATAGTTGCTATATAAGCAATACGCCACATGCCATATTTTAAAACAAAAACACTATTTAAATAGGTTGCTAATCCAATAGATATAGCCAAACTTGCAAATATATAAGGAAACATATCGGCTAGGTTATACTGCTCTTGAAAAATTTGCTGAGAAGTACTTAAATAGACCATAAAAGACCCCGTTATGAATCCAGAAATGAATGTGAAAGCAACAGCATCCTTAAATTTAACAAATTCCTTAGCTCCATCAATAAATTGATGTGATGTGAATTTTATGCGTTTTTCTTTTTGTAGCGTTTCTGGTTGTCGCTTCCAAAACCAAAGCATAACCAAAAGACCATATATTAAATTTACATAAAAAATGGATTCCCAATTATAAAAATTAAGCAAAAACTGTCCCAAAGCAGGAGCGATTACTGGGACTAAAATAAAAACCATAACGACAATAGATAATATTTTAGCCATATAATCTCCGCTATATGAATCTCTTACTATAGCAATGCTTAGAGTTCTTGGGGAAGATAAACCAACACCTTGAAGCACTCGACCAATAATCATCATTTCAAAACTTTTGGTAGTTACGCAAATCATGCTACCGATTATAAATACTATAAATCCTATATATACTATAGATTTTCTGCCAAAACTATCGGATAAAGGGCCAAAAATAAGTTGACCAAAACCTAATCCTAAAAAAATCATAGTAATTAGTAATTGATTATCATTTTCGTTAGTAACACCTAGAGCACTTCCTATTTCTGGAAGTGCAGGTAATAATGCGTCTATTGATAAGGCAACAATAGACATAAGAGATGCCATTAATGCTACAAACTCTAATCGGAATTCAGTATTTGATTTTTGCATTTGGCAAAAGTAGTTTATATAAAGTTATCAAGCTTTAATTTAAGTGTTACGTTATAATAATTTTATGATTTTTTAAGATTTATAAAGTCAATGTGTTTGCTATATTTACATCAAAAAAATAAATATGAAATATATTAAGCTTGCCTTGATCCTATCTCTTTTTGTTTCCTGTAATAGTGATGATGAAAAAGATTATGTTACTTTAAATGATCAAGAAATTATCGATTATATATCTGAAAATAAATTGATTGCAGAAAAAAGTGCTACAGGACTTTATTATGTGATTGAAGAAGAAGGGACTGGATCACAACCAGTGTCAACATCTACAGTCACAGTAGCATACAAAGGATACTATACTAACGGAACTGTTTTTGATGAAAGTAGTGCACAAGGCATAAACATTAATTTACAAAATGTTATTCCAGGTTGGGCAGAAGGCATTGCGTATTTTAAAGAAGGAGGCTCCGGTAAGCTTTTAATACCTGCACATTTAGGTTATGGCAATTCAGATTATAGAGGTATCCCCGGAGGTTCTGTTCTTATTTTTGATATCAATCTTATTTCTGTAAATTAGAAAGAAAATAAAAA from Flavivirga abyssicola includes the following:
- a CDS encoding DinB family protein; the protein is MKTSDLKTTEYNAYYKRYIDLVSKETTLIDGFKKDSDMVLQFFESIPSDKLNYRYAEGKWSIKEVFQHLIDTERIFQHRCFRFSRHDKTGISGFEQDDYIAPSLANDKSLESLIEEFNAVRQSFIVLLKSLNDVDLKFIGNASGLDMSARAAAFTILGHSIWHIKVINERYL
- a CDS encoding addiction module antidote protein — encoded protein: METSKFEIANYLDSKEIIAEYLNTVLEEGNNADVINAIGHIAKAIGMTKIAEETGLSRPSLYKALSDGAKPQFATIMKVLKAIGGQIQVNPI
- a CDS encoding type II toxin-antitoxin system RelE/ParE family toxin; its protein translation is MFFIEKTTEFDKWLRKLKDFKAKAKILFRIQKLETDEHFGDCKTVGDGIRELRINFAKGYRVYFKEKDGKIIVLLIGGDKSTQQKDIEKAKSIWKKLNK
- a CDS encoding peroxiredoxin-like family protein gives rise to the protein MSLSKSLNQITESGFNKMPHSIAKVISDGIEELKTGNLASNTLKVGEAIPDIPLIVSETGKKTSLRDFISNDFLILNFYRGGWCPYCNLELRAYDQLKDQFERASTNIVSISAELPEYAQSTTTRNKLSHPVLTDLNGTLSKKIGIYFHLNKDLQREYSNFGINLSELHGNDENGLLVPATFVIDRDMNIVWAHVEENYMTRAEPTVILNELVNLKVIQE
- a CDS encoding glycoside hydrolase family 43 protein encodes the protein MILLSACRKEPKAKHTETSQTRYKNPIITADFSDPDVIRVGEDYYMTASSFNMAPGLPILHSKDLVNWKLIGHGIQQIPDALFDYKNRRKDQLDYNVPRLGKGVFAPTMRYHDGYFWIFWGDPDTGIYQVKTKDPAGEWSKPVLVQEASGWIDPSPIWDKNTGKAYLTHAHAASRRGINGRIDVWEMNWEGTKLIGDPVTVFDVKNPEKFPTEKYQSVIEGTKFMKRGEWFYILCPAGGVEFGWQTTLRSKNPKGPYEIRTICEPGDTGINGPHQGGLVESHIGEWWFIHFQSVGTLGRIVRLEPAYWTKDNWPVIGIDSNNNGIGNPVATYTNPLPIVPLKLQTSDDFSSNTLGLQWQWPANPQKNWYKIEDGKLILPALFSVNQKLERIPQVLTQMFPDFNFSATVKISPSEFKGIRAGLASLGRKSFDIGLEKTQDTMKVSMRFGTQILSSTTIIGTDFWLRLDTHGELPTPLKYRAKLSKEEKETRKATLQDYQLKDLDYYGNGIIHGQFLFSTNGKDFTKLGPEFEVRSGSWIGARIGLYCLQKDTNKPPGEIRFDEIVFDIK
- a CDS encoding cysteine hydrolase family protein; its protein translation is MKFTFDKTKAALVVVDMQKLFTLPSSPYGNDASEMIAPINELMQLSRETDIPVIHSAYTLKKDGSQNGLRTDWPQIEEGYFDPNSDWAQWDERLEQKDEDYILTRTRPSVFFDGQLTQILKKLGKEQVILLGLSTNYSISFSVHEGFSRDIPIFLVDDLSNMTAFEDRSQKSFLHNTLDMWACQLISSKDIGKTIVNENTLLEDFS
- a CDS encoding ABC transporter ATP-binding protein; its protein translation is MQHLKNNPEKKVKNKVTMAQAFKTIIWPRRNLVFIGLILIVIRSLAGLILPWQSKVLLDDVVPNKDIDLLYNLIAIVLGAILLQSLTSFLLTRILSVQAQYLISELRAQVQKKVLSLPISFFDNTKSGALVSRIMSDVEGVRNLIGTGLVQLVGGTFTAIVSLIILIKLNAWMTLFVFVPLSIFGYIALRAFKYIRPIFRKRGKINAEVKGRLTETLAGVRVIKAFNAEAQENKTFEKGVDKLFQNVKKSLTATALMTSSSTFLIGVATTGIMAIGGYYMINGEMTSGEFLFFTLILGFMIAPIVQMSNIGSQLTEALAGLDRTEELMNMTTEEDNKERTITLESLKGDIVFDDVSFSYEEGKEVLHHINFKASAGSTTALVGSSGSGKSTIAGLSATFLNPKSGKVTIDDQDLSKVKLNTYRQYLGVVLQDEFLFEGTIRENIMFPRPDATASELENAVKAAYVNEFTDRFEDGLETLIGERGVKLSGGQRQRLAIARAILADPKVIILDEATSSLDTESEALIQKSLGELVKNRTTIVIAHRLSTIRKADQILVIEAGRIVERGTHDELIALAGRYYDLYTYQAKI
- a CDS encoding fumarylacetoacetate hydrolase family protein — encoded protein: MKVIGIGKNYVSDKSEIKGIKNGSQLIFTKPESSVVTDNKDVVFPSISNELIYEVELVAKIGKTGKDITIEDAPSHISEIAVGIDYTAKDVLTASRADKGPWALAKGFDGASPISSFKPISNFPELNNINFDLVINGEQKQVGNTDFMIYNFSEIISFVSSFMTLVPGDLIFTGTPAVGAGQIYKGDHLQASIEGELLLDFKMI
- a CDS encoding helix-turn-helix domain-containing protein, which gives rise to MKKQDIENIQFEKVQREQLKFDISTVDEMYKRFSNSHVDLFQPHRIQFHGLAIYTNGKGKHTVDFKEQVITSGTIIPCLKGQVHKFERTLKVNGFIISFDEAFITEGLNDKNLFHFLQLYHTPHLNIGEENIALLFPFINQLKDLIRSPNLNLKKELIQSVFISLILQIKRNSIYQHKVFQSQRYRDYVLFQDLLDTHFQQTHNAADYAEMMRVSYKYLNDICKDLAHKTAKSFIDSWLITEIKRKLTEKLYSSQEIAYDLGFSDPSNFVRFFKKYEKMTPTQFVDKLLN